The DNA window GCGAGATGCGGATGCCCACTGTCTTCTTGATGGCGAAGGCGATCGCGAACGCGACGGCGAACGAGTACACCATCACCGCGCCCGCGGCCACCGCCTGCTTCCAGAGTTGGTCGACGCCGCCGCCATAGAACAGGCCGTTCACACCGTTCGGCATGCCCTCGCTGGCGAAGAAGCCGATCAGCAGCGTGCCGATCAGGCCGCCGACGAGGTGGACGCCGACGACGTCGAGCGAGTCGTCGTAGCCGAACTTCGACTTCAGGCCAACGGCGTACACGCAGATCGCACCGGCGATGCCGCCGACGAAGATCGCCCCGATGGGAGTGACGGCGCCGCAGGCCGGGGTGATCGCGACCAGGCCGGTGATCGCACCCGACGCCGCGCCCACGCCCGTGACGTGGCCGTCCTTGATCTTCTCGACGGTGATCCAGGCCAGCACCGCTGCGCAGGTGGCGACGAACGTCGTGACCATGACCATGGCCGCCGAATCGCCGGCCGCCAAGGCGGAGCCACCGTTGAACGCGTACCAGCCCGCCCACAGCAGACCGGCGCCGAGCAGGGTCAGCGGCACGTTATGCGGCTTGCGCAGCTGCCCGAACATCGCGGACTTGCCGAGGACGATCGCGACGGCCAGGGCGGACGCGCCAGCGTTGATGTGCACCGCGGTGCCACCGGCGAAGTCGACGGCGCCGAGCTTGTTCGCGATCCAACCGCCGACCGAGTCCTCGGTCACGACGCCGTCGAATGCGAACACCCAGTGTGCGACGGGGAAGTACACCAGGACCGCCCACAGCGTGGCGAACCCCATCCAGGCGCCGAACTTCATGCGGTCGGCCACCGCACCGGAGATCAGCGCGACGGTAATCCCGGCGAAGAGGGCCTGGAATACCGCGAACAGGCTGATCGGAAGACCGGAGACGGTGGTCTGCGCCTCCAGCAGGTCGGTCAGCCCCGCGAATTCGGTCGGACTACCGACAAAGCCGCTATAGGAGGTGCCGAAGACCATCGAGAAGCCGAAGAGCACCCAGAGGACCCCGACGACCGCGACTGAGCCGATGGTCATCATCATCATGTTCGTCGAGCTCTTGACCGACACCATGCCGCCGTAAAACAGCGCCAGCCCTGGAATCATCAGCGTCAAGCCGATGATGCAACACAGCATGAATGCTGTGGTGCCCGTGTCCACTACGTCCATTTACATCTCCTGAAGTGATGCGGCCCGCCGCCGGGCCGTTCACTGTCAGTAACCGATGTTTCTGTTACGTGGATCGGTTCACGATGTTGCCTGCGCGTTAATTAGCGACCGGTCGCTAGAGTTTCTGCGATGAGGATCGATCGACGATGGCGGGTTGCGATCGGCATCGCGATTGTCGCTGCGGTCATGCTGGTGTTGTCCCAGACGTACTTCAACCAGCCGTCCGAGGAGTGCAAGCCGGTGCTGGCCCTGCTCGAATACAACAAATCGCAGGGCCAGTTGATCGAATCCAAGCACAGCGATACCGACCCGGCTGTGCCGACGGTGGCCGAGGACACCGCCTACCAACAGTGGGCCGACGGTATGGCTCAGCGCGCGCAGCAGATCAACGACCCGAACCTGGCGGCCACCGCCATCCAGGTCGCCGATGCGGCCGCCAAGTTCGTCGCCATGCTGCCGCGGGTGCGGGCCGAGTCCGAAAACCACGCTCCCGGTGCTCCCGCACCGCCGGCATTTTTCGAGATGACGCTCGTGAACCAGCGCATCACGGACGGCCTCGCGCAACTGGCGGATGCCTGCGATTAGCGGCAGCAGATGACAGCGCCCGTCGGTGCGACGACCGGCGGGGTAAATGAGGTGCGCCAAACCCTTATCCTTGGTGGGACTGTGCTGGACCCAAAAGCGCGGTCCCAACCACTTGAAAGGCATGCCCAGTGGCGCTCGTCGTGCAGAAGTACGGCGGATCCTCGGTGTCGGACGCCGAGCGGATCCGCCGCGTCGCCGAGCGCATCGTCGAGACGAAGAAGGCAGGTCACGACGTTGTAGTGGTGGTTTCGGCGATGGGCGACACCACCGACGACCTGCTCGATCTCGCTCGTCAGGTCTCTCCCGCCCCGCCGGCGCGGGAGATGGACATGCTGTTGACCTCGGGTGAGCGCATCTCCAATGCGCTGGTGGCGATGGCCATCGACTCGCTGGGAGCCCAGGCGCGATCGTTCACCGGGTCGCAGGCCGGAGTGATCACCACCGGCACCCACGGCAACGCCAAGATCATCGACGTCACACCAGGCCGCCTCCAGCAAGCGCTCGACCAGGGCCTGATCGTGCTGGTCGCCGGCTTCCAAGGGGTCAGCCAGGACAGTAAGGACGTCACGACACTCGGCCGCGGCGGATCGGACACCACCGCCGTCGCACTCGCCGCGGCGCTGAACGCCGACGTGTGCGAGATCTACACCGACGTCGACGGCATCTTTACCGCTGACCCGCGCATCGTGCCCAACGCCCGCCACCTCGACACGGTCAGCTTCGAGGAGATGCTGGAGCTGGCCGCCTGCGGCGCCAAGGTGCTGATGCTGCGGTGTGTGGAATATGCCCGTCGCTACGACGTTCCGATTCACGTCCGCTCGTCGTACACGGACAAACCAGGCACTCTCGTCAAAGGATCGATGGAGGACATCGGAATGGAAGACGCCATCCTGACCGGAGTAGCGCATGATCGCAGCGAGGCCAAGGTCACGGTCGTGGCCCTGCCCGACGTTCCCGGCTACGCCGCCAAGGTGTTCCGCGCGGTCGCCGACGCCGACGTGAACATCGACATGGTGCTGCAGAACATCTCGAAGATCGAGGACGGTAAGACCGACATCACGTTCACCTGCTCGCGTGAGAGTGGGCCGGGCGCGGTGGAGAAGCTCACCGCCCTGCAGAGCGAGATCGGTTTCTCCAAGGTGCTTTACGACGACCACATCGGCAAGGTTTCGCTGGTCGGCGCGGGCATGCGCAGCCATCCCGGCGTCACCGCGACGTTCTGCGAGGCCCTCGCGGAGGTCGGGGTGAACATCGATCTGATCTCCACCTCGGAGATCCGAATCTCGGTGCTGGTCAAGGACACTGAACTGGACAAGGCCGTCCTCGCGCTGCACGAGGCGTTCGGCCTCGGCGGTGACGAGGAAGCTGTCGTCTATGCGGGAACGGGACGTTGAAGATGGTCAACATCGGAGTAGTCGGCGCGACCGGTCAGGTCGGCCAGGTCATGCGCACACTGCTGGAGGAGCGCGACTTCCCCGCCTCCAGCGTGCGGTTCTTCGCCTCCGCGCGCTCCCAGGGTAAGAAGCTGCCGTTCCGCGGCCAGGAGATCGAGGTCGAGGACGCCGAGACCGCGGATCCCGCCGGACTGGACATCGCACTGTTCTCGGCCGGCGCGACCATGTCGCGGGTGCAGGCCCCGCGCTTCGCCGAGGCGGGCGCCGTGGTCATCGACAACTCGTCGGCATGGCGCAAGGATCCCGACGTGCCGCTGGTGGTCAGCGAGGTCAACTTCACTCGCGACGCCGGTAACCGGCCCAAAGGAATCATCGCCAACCCGAACTGCACGACCATGGCCGCGATGCCGGTGCTGAAGGTGCTGCACGACGAGGCCGGACTGGTGCGCATCATCGCGTCCACCTACCAGGCCGTCTCGGGCAGCGGAATCGCAGGCGTGGACGAGTTGCACGCGCAGGCGAGCGCCGTCGTCGCGAAGAGCAGGGAGCTGGTGGCCGACGGTGGTGCGCTCGACTTCCCAGCGCCCGCGAAGTACGTCGCACCGATCGCCTTCAACGTGATTCCGCTTGCGGGTGCGCTCGTGGACGACGGTTCCGGTGAAACCGACGAGGACCAGAAGCTGCGCAACGAGAGTCGCAAGATCCTCGGTATTCCAGACCTCTTGGTAAGCGGGACGTGTGTGCGGGTGCCGGTCTTCACGGGCCATTCGCTGTCGATCAACGCCGAGTTCTCCCGGCCGCTGTCAGTCGGGCGGGCCACCGAGCTGCTGGCATCGGCCCCCGGGGTGAAGCTGGTCGACGTGCCGACACCGCTGGCCGCCGCCGGTATCGACGACACGCTCGTCGGCCGTATCCGCCAGGACCCCGGTGTGGCCGACGGCCGCGGATTGGCGCTCTTCCTGTCGGGTGACAATCTGCGAAAAGGCGCGGCGCTGAACACCATTCAGATCGCCGAGTTGCTGGCCGCCGAGCTCTGACACGCGAGTGGCTTCTCGCTGGGCCCTCGCAGGCGCAGTAGTAGGTGTCTGGCTGGCCGCTGCCCCCGCCCACGCCGATCCGCCCTCGCCCGTTCCCGACCCGATCCTGCATCCGCTCGCGCCGGGCCAGGTGCTCCGCATCGGACCGACAGCCGGAACAGGCACGCCGACAAGGGATTACGGTATCGGCGCCACCGATCTCTGTGAGTTCATGGAGTTTCCCAGCGGCATCCTGCAGGTCTGTGGCGACAGCTTCGCCGGTCAGGCGGTGGGCTTCGGTGGCTGGTATTCACCGATCGCACTGCACGTGGAAACCGATTCGATCGATGACCCCAGCGGCGTGCGGTACGACGGTGTGACGGGTATCGACCGGCAGCTGCTGGCCGATCCGACAGTCCCGGGTACGTCGCAACTGCCTGCTGGGGTGGTGCAGATCAACCGCGAGAACTACATGATGGTCACCACGGTCCGCGATCTCGACCCGCTGACGTCGCGGTTGGTGAAAGCCGATCCGGCGCAAGGTAATTGGCCGACCTTGCCGAATTCAGAGCGCGATGCGACCTATGAGGGGTCGCGGCAGTCGCAGATCAGCGGCTATTACGACCCGATTCCCAGACCGGACTCCGAGAGCGGGTGGGTGTACATCGTCGCCGACAACTTCGACCGCACGGGACCGCTGGTGCTGTACCGCGCGCAGCCCGACACCTTCACCGACCGCAGCAGCTGGCAGGGCTGGTCGGCAGGGCTGGGCTGGGGACATTCGCCGACTCCCTTGTGGTCGGACTGGATCGGTGAGATGAGCATCCGCCAGATCGACGGTAAGACAGTGCTGTCGTACTTCAACGCCACGACCGGCAACATGGAGGTGCGGGTTGCCCATGATCCGACCGGCCTGGGCACCGCGCCGGTGACGACGGTCGTCGTCGCCACGGACTGGCCGGAGCCTGTGGAACACCTTGGGCCGCCGGAGAACAACCGGTTGGCCCAGCCATACGGCGGATACATCTCGCCAGGCTCCACGCTGGAAGAACTGCGCGTGTTCGTCAGCCAGTGGAACACCACTGCCCGCGGAGGAACGCCGTACCGGGTGATCCAGTTCGCGGTGAACCCGTTCAAGCCCTAGCCAGAGGATTTTCCGGGTCAGGTCTGGGCGGAGTGGGCGCCAATGCGCTGATGTGTCGTCAGCAATATGGAGTCGAAAGTCGTACGGCGTGGCGGGGTTTCGCCATAGTCCAGGGCGAGAACGTCGGCTAGTAGCTGTTCGGCCAGCGTGCGCAGCTTCGTGTTCGTTTCCTGCGACCGCCACCGCAACAATTCGAATGCGGCTTGGCTATCGATACGGTAGACGAACATGAGAATGCCCTTGGCCTGCTCAATGGTCGCGCGATTGTCTTCGAATTCCGCCACCGCCTGGTCGAGCATCGCCGCGCGGGCCTGACGTGTGGGTGTGACGTCGATGTAGAAGCCGTGGGTGCCAATTGCTTCGCCGGCGTGGTCGTAAAGGCGTTCGCCGACAACCACCACCTCGCGGGTCTGGGCTTGCACAGTGATGATCCGGTGACGGGTGCTAAACGGTTGATGTGTTTGGCGGATGCCTTCGAGCGTGGCGGCGACGTGACCGTAGTCATCGGGATGCTTGTGTGACAGCACGAGGCGGGTGGTGGGCTCGACGGTCTCGGGTTCGTAGCCGTGGAGGCGTGCGACTTCGGGGGACCATTCCCACCGCTCGTCATCGAAGTAGAACCGGAACCAACCGACGCGTTGAGGAGTGCCGCCGGTCAACGCGGCGGCGACGGAAGAGTCGCCGTCTAGCGACGGCGCGTCGTCGTGCGCCACCCCGCAACGATATCCGAGTGAGGGCCACGGCATAGCCGTCGGGAGAAGTCGGGACGGAAAACACCCGCCCCGAGCGGTGATGAGGCGGGCGCTGGCTATTTAACGCAAGGGCTTGGCCCCCACCACCTGGCAACAGACGTTCGACGCAACCCCGCCGCAATCGTCTGTCGCCCTCCAGTCTGCGCCCACTGACGCCACATCACAAGTTTGAAGACGATTGGCCTGCGGCGCGCATTAACGGCGTAGGCTAGCTGATGAGCGGGGTTGATCGGCGAACCTGATCTGGTGGCTCCTAATGGAAGCTGTGCCGCAACCCCGCCCGTTCAAATTTCGCACCGGTTCCAGTACGTGATTCCGCCCGCACAGCGTCGCGCCGCTCGATAGCAGCAACGCCACCAACACAATTGGCCGACTTACGTCGTCAACAAACCCAATGTCGTTGAGCGCCCTGAAAAATCGGTTCGCGGTGAACCCGCTCAAGCCCCAGCGCAGCGCTACGGTGTGAGGGATTTTGTGGCGGGGCCCTCGAGCAGCGTGCCGTCGGGAGCGAAGCGGGAGCCGTGCAGCGGACACTCCCATGTGCAGTCGGCGTCGTTCCAACTCACGATGCCGCCGAGATGTGGACACACCGGGGAGACCACGCGTGTCTCGCCGTCGACCCTGCTCTCCGCGCGCAGATGCCATGGCGGCCCGGTCACCACGCCGTCGCCCTCCCTCGGGGTGGCACCGGATGCGGTCATCGGCGTCACCCACCCCTTGGCCAAGTTGAAGCCCACCTCGAGGTTTGCCTTCAGGGCGGTGGTGATTCCGGCGGCCTCGTGCGGACTCCAACTCGCGAACGCGCGGCGCCAGTCCATCCGGCCGCCCAGTATTTGGGATGAAAGCGCCAAGGCCGCTGCGACGCCGTTGGACATCCCCCACTTGTCGAAACCCGTAGCGACGAAAATCTTCTCGAACTTGGGCAGCAGTGGGCCGACGTAGGGAAGTTCGTCGACGGGGGTGTAGTCCTGGGCGGACCAGAAGTGAGTCCGAACGGCGCCCGGATAATGGAGGGCGGTCCACTTGGTGAGCTCCTCGATGCCGGCGGCCGCCGAATCGGCGCGGCCGACGGTGTGTCCAGCACCACCGACGATGAGCTTCTCGCCAGCGTCGGTCGGCGCGTAGCGCACCGACCGGGTAGGGGAGTCCACGGAGATGAACATGGGCCGCGTGATGTCGCCGGGCACGTCGAAGGCCAGGCAGTAGGAGCGCTGCGGCTTCACCCGCGCGAAGAATCCGCCGCGGTCCAAGATCGGTATACCGGTAGCAAGTACGCATTGCTGGGCACTTATCGAAACCTGTTGGTGCTGCCCATTCCCAGCCGATGCTGTCTTCTGTAAGGAGATCCGCACTGGGCCCGTGCCGGATATCGAGGTGACGCGCACACCTTCAAACAGCCTGCCGCCGTGGCGTTCAAGCTCGGTCACAAGGCTATTGAGGAACGGCATGGGGTCGATCTGTGCCTGGTCTGGCAGACGCACGCCGCCGCGGAACGGAAAGGGCACATCCGCCTGATCGACCCACTCGGCGCCGTCGACTCCGGCTTCTTGGGCGGCCGCGAGTACGGATCTGGCGGTGCCCAACCCATCCGCTTGCTGGGCGTAGGAGTAGTCGTCCTCGCGCTGGACATGCAGACCGTGTTCCTCGCAATACCGCAGTAACCAATCGCGACCTTCGGTGTTTCCGGTGACGTATTCGCGTAGAACCTCTCGACCGTGCTTTTTGGCGATTCGTGACAGCTTTGTCCCCTGCAGCAGGCTGACTTTGCCGGTGGTGTTGCCTGTTGCTCCTGCTCCGACGTACTGGGCTTCGACGACGCTCACGCGCTTACCCGCCCTGGCCAGCAGCACAGCTGTCGTCAGGCCGGTGATTCCGGCGCCGACAACCACCACATCGGAGGTGTCCTCGATGCCTTCCATGTCGCGGGGCGTCGTGACGGGTTCAGCCGTATTGGCCAGCCATAGCGAGGTCATGGGGCCAGAACTACCCGGCGCAGGAGCCATCAAACGCCGGGGGGTTGCCTCACAGAAAGCAAAACCTTCCCTCCCACAAGCGAAATCTGGCTTCTGGGCGATTACGGGCGCTCGCCATTCTCGGGACTATTTCTTCAGCAACTACGCCACAAACCGAAACTCCCGAGAGGCACTCAAATGAGCAAGTCCACCAACAACTTCAAGTACGCAGCCACGGTCCTCGGCGCGCTGGCCATTTTCGCGATCGCCCCCGCGACCGCCTTCGCCGAAGACAACGACCCGTCCGGCCCCGGCGGATGCCACTACACCGACGCCGACGGCTACGACATCCCGATCCACAACGGCGAAGACGTCTACGTCGACGGCAAGATCGTCTCCTGCCGCGGTGGCTCGATCGTCGTCACCACGCCGCCGGCGCGGGGATCCGACGTCCGCGGTCCGCTCGCCGGCGGCAACCTGCCGGTGCTGTCCGAGGCGGGTTCTGAGCAGCCCACACCGACGACGAAGACCCCGAAGCTTCCCGTCTTGAACGTGCCGGTCCTGACCGCAGGCCGCTGACACCCGTCAAAGAAGAAGCTCAGTCCGCCACTACGACCCTCCCCCAGGGTCGCAGGCCCCTCCCCCGAGGGCCGATGTGGCGGACTGAGCATCTGATGATCGGTGTCAATCACCTGTGGCAAAGCTACCGCGTCCCACCGGCGAAGGAATCGGGTGTTTCCCCATGGTTTCGGTTTCGCCGCCGCTCGCGCGATGCACAGCCAATTCATAGCTGACTCATGATCTACACCTCACTATTGATTGCAAGATCTGATCTATGACTGAACCAACGACGTCCTCGTCCGAACCAGCGACCGGGCCGGTCGCCACCGCGCCGCCCGCACAGCCTGTCGCGCCTGTTGTGCGCGACCAGCCGCGCCGCCCCAAAGTGACCGTCGCCGCCACCTGGGTCGGCATCGTCGCCGGCGTGGTGTTCATCGTCGCGGTGATCTTCTTCTCCGGCTTCGTCCTCGGAGCGCACAGCGGCGGCCACCGCGGCGGCCCCGGCGGCCACAAGGGTGATGAAGGCTTTGCGGTCATCCACCGCGGCCCGCCGCCGATGTTCCCGATGGGACCGCGCGGCGAGTTCGGTCCGGGTGGGCCCCGGTTCGAGCTGCCCCAGCCGGGGCAACCGCAGTCCCCGGGGTCGACGACCACGCCCTCGCGCCCCTAGCGCCCTGGGAATCCACGTTTTGCAGGTGGACTGCGAGAGCAGGCCTGCAAGACGTGGATTTCTGTGCCAGCCGTTGCAAAGGTTTCGAACGACTGCACTTCGGGGGACACTTCGTGATGAGTCCAGCCCACTGGCCTCATCGAGGAGATGACACCCGATGACCGATAAGTTCACGACGAACGACGCCGGTAACCCGATCCCCAGCCTCGAGCATTCGCTCACCGTCGGTTCGGACGGCCCAATCCTGCTTCAGGACCACTACCTGATCGAGCAGATGGCCAACTTCAACCGGGAGCGCATTCCGGAGCGGCAGCCACACGCCAAGGGCGGCGGCGCGTTCGGTGACTTCGAGGTGACCGCCGACGTCAGCAGATTCACCAAGGCCGCGGTGTTCCAGCCGGGCACCAAAACCGAGATGGTGGCCAGGTTCTCCACGGTCGCGGGTGAGCGCGGCAGCCCAGACACCTGGCGTGACCCCCGCGGATTCGCGCTGAAGTTCTACACCAGCGAAGGCAACTTCGACATGGTCGGCAATAACACCCCCGTGTTCTTCGTGCGCGACCCGATGAAGTTCCAGAACTTCATCCGCTCGCAGAAGCGGATGGCCGCCAACAACCTTCGCGATCACAACATGCAGTGGGACTTCTGGACGCTCTCACCGGAATCGGCCCACCAGGTCACCTATCTGATGGGCGACCGCGGCATCCCGAAGACCTGGCGTCATATGAACGGCTACTCCAGCCATACCTACAGCTGGCTCAACGCCGCTGACGAACTGTTCTGGGTGAAATACCACTTCAAGACCGACCAGGGCATTGAATTCCTGAGCCAGGAAGACGCCGACCGGATCGCCGGCGAGGACGGTGACTACCACCAGCGCGATCTCTTCACCTCGATCGAGGGCGGCAACTTCCCGACCTGGACCTTATTCGTGCAGATCATGCCGTTCGAGGAGGCCAAGACCTACCGGTTCAACCCCTTCGACCTGACAAAGGTCTGGCCGCACGGCGACTACCCCTTGCACGAGGTCGGGAAGATGACGCTGAACCGCAACGTCGAGGATTACCACGCGCAGATGGAGCAGGCGTCGTTCGAGCCGAACAACATCGTGCCGGGCACCGGACTGAGCCCGGACAAGATGCTGCTGGCCCGTGGCTTCTCCTACGCCGACGCCCACCGTGCGCGACTCGGCGTCAACTACAAGCAGATCCCGGTGAACGAGCCCAAGGTCGACGTGCGCGCCTACTCCAAGGACGGTGCGATGCGGATCCGCAACGCCACCGATCCCGTGTACGCACCGAACTCGATGGGCGGGCCCGAGGCCGACCCGAAGCGGGCGGCGGAGGTGCACTGGGCCTCTGATGGTGACATGGTCCGCACGGCCTATGCGCTGCGCGCCGAGGACGACGACTGGGGTCAGGCGGGCACGCTGGTGCGCGAAGTGCTCGACGACGCCGCGCGGGATCGGTTGGCCGACAACATCATCGGACACGTGTCCGATGGTGTGCGTGAGCCGGTGCTGTCTAGGGTCTTCCAGTACTGGACCAACGTCGACCCCGACCTCGGCAAGAAGATCGAGGAAGGTGTGCGCGGCGAAGGCGGCGGCGGTTAGCGACTGCGCCCAGCGCACGGTTGTTTACGGCACCTCTCGCGAGTTGTGTACAACAACCGTACGTTCGGTGGAGTCGATGGGCGTCTTGCCGTCTGGACCGAGGCTGGCATGATCAAGCCTATGAGCATCGAAGTTGTTTTCACGTCAGAATCCACCGCAACCGGAGGCGGCCGCGAAGGTCACGTCAAGTCGTCGACCGGCAGGATCGATCTGGACACGAACCACCCGAAGGAGATGGGTGGCAGCGGCGTCGGCACCAACCCCGAGGAGCTGTTCTCGGCCGGCTACGCCGCCTGTTTCCTCGGCGCACTTCGGGCCGTCGCAGGCAAGGAGAAGATCTCCGTCGACGACGCCAGCGCGATCACCGCGCAGGTGGGCTTCGGCAAGGACCCCGAGGGTGGGTTCGCCATCAACGCGCATCTGATCGGATATCTGCCCGGCTTCGAGCAGGCCGCCGCGGAGGAGTTGATGGAGAAGGCTCACCAGTTCTGCCCGTACTCCAAGGCCACTCGCGGCAACATCGACGTCAAGCTGTCAGCGAAGGTCTAACCGTGCGGCTCGCCGTCCTGGCCGGTGTCGGTGTCGCCGTTGGCCTGTCGTGCCTGTCACTGGCGGCGCCGCCGGGTGAGGCTTCGGCGCGGCCGTCGGATCCGGGCGTCGTGAATTACGCAGTGATGTCCAAGGGTTCGGTTAGCAACATCGTCGGTGCACCGATGCGGTTCGAGTGGACGTTCACCGCGCCGTTCCAGTCGTTCTTCGTCGACAATCCCGCCTGTAACAACTGGGCGGACATCGGCTTGCCCGACGTCTACGCCGACCCTGACCTGGCGTCGTTCAACGGGGCGGTGACGCAGTCGGCGCCGAACGACCAGCGGCACTTCGCCAAGCAGGCGGTCGGTGTCTTCGCCACCAACGACGCCGCCGACCGAGCTTTCCACCGCGTCGTCGACCGCACGGTGGGCTGCAGCGGCCAGACCACCGCGATGCATCTGGACAGCATGATCACCCAGGTCTGGACCTTCGACGGTGTGCCTGCCAGCGCCACCGACGCCGACTGGGTCAAGCAGGAGCCGGGCACCGACCGCCGCTGCTTCACCACGACCCGGAAACGCGAGAATGTTCTGCTGCAGGCGAAAGTCTGTCAGTCCGGCAACGGTGGCCCGGCGGCGAATGTGCTGGCCGGTGCGATGCAGAACACTTTGGGGCAGTAAGGCGCGAACACTCGGGTACATCCGCCATCGAAGTCGCGCGAAATTCGCGGGAATTTGTCGGTGCGATCTGGAAGATGTAGTGAAGGACGCGATCGTTCCCTACCCGGAAGGGGCCGGAAGATATGACCTTCGCCATGACGTCCGACGTGGACGACGCGCATCCACCAGACTCCGACACCGAGCTGACCAGCGCAATTGATGCTCACCACTACGTCCGCGACAACTGTTTGGACGACGGACCCGTCGGCCAGGTGGGCCTCGAGGTAGAGGCGCACTGCTTCGACCTGACCGACCCGATGCGCAGGCCCCGCTGGGATGAGATCAACGCGACCATTTCCGGCCTCCCGGGGTTGCCCGGCGGCAGCGCGGTGACGGTCGAACCCGGCGGTGCCGTCGAGTTGTCGGGACCC is part of the Mycolicibacterium tusciae JS617 genome and encodes:
- a CDS encoding sensor domain-containing protein, giving the protein MRLAVLAGVGVAVGLSCLSLAAPPGEASARPSDPGVVNYAVMSKGSVSNIVGAPMRFEWTFTAPFQSFFVDNPACNNWADIGLPDVYADPDLASFNGAVTQSAPNDQRHFAKQAVGVFATNDAADRAFHRVVDRTVGCSGQTTAMHLDSMITQVWTFDGVPASATDADWVKQEPGTDRRCFTTTRKRENVLLQAKVCQSGNGGPAANVLAGAMQNTLGQ